Proteins encoded within one genomic window of Etheostoma cragini isolate CJK2018 chromosome 21, CSU_Ecrag_1.0, whole genome shotgun sequence:
- the si:ch211-234p6.5 gene encoding pleckstrin homology domain-containing family A member 6 isoform X3: MELEAVSRRAQLVRMDDQDRVSQASSVATISYFPVIKESNGKLQTFGKRCQAAKRDPNCPVVIRGWLNKKDSSGLKLWKRRWFVLSNFCLFYYKDSREESVLGSIPLPSYKILFCTPRECKNRKFTFKVVHQGMRSYFFSADTQEDMLGWVRALSQSAAMEPNCSLNRRCSSYQDFTQMGGSSESVDFPKPPSDGEGPSQRHRHINRTLSEPSHLRMGTSHSEQRGRRSVRQRNSRTPSPSGFSRKACGPHQEEDSLPDQNTTPPTQMRSGSLNSRGQLGSRPHTPVGRVDIRPHDDSGMLPQTLYYAPASPNLEFKSTPNTPVTERWQNLSKPIPTYGSVHHISSGRRSLGKVQKPDPREIPPIRPLESDSDVVLTRLCGCDKLLQSLSVELAQLQMDKDSVQCALEVSRLQLEEWKSQGPRAQEEALAQKALLQEELVTIRARMCDVSLEMERVWSQYERMESELSVIRSHLQHICNFGVPQDQSQAQRELWMMEDILAGLKINRDHFRFLLGLQRHHMFQPTSPHPGSPGSPTERLQSGLPMDVEQEPPIRPPLPQELEESYQSRDQGWTESPYEGIYSHTVEPVQRRGNSQPDLLNVKAAKDLFESGSKWIPQDASNQSSKKMKMSEEEQIERIKRNQERLTNRKKPPIPTPCQSSETREEAPFPLRVTRVVTAVLPSSLMARRVSVEDPPPELDNPLPEQIPPEMQQRLAEQSKKLLNKTPRHLLLEGSDQKWPSAEMHHDQSIKKTNKQQRHQGILRSSKESWSDASRAEPTETSRNQVGDQASVGNKCASLDNRTDEQPSALLTPDMDPDHCLTPEQRKAKLCRVERIRERVIRSAVRQNATADDHLPIRGNGQEVPQVPPDTARKQRMKLDRQSYDGYRSCDHIRGSSELYLSSGTSHDEDERDRHMKNSKSQVKFGNKPQHKVHSGRTGVAKTNIKRPASPYHISSMTFYQKDGGKEFTSCKDWEEQKLGEPAADDDESGFQSSDLRTKWFLSTNQWQGFIPLQIPSIDSLCIEEISDIENQPASSDDLNDFNEISSAVSESLEKMKKNHSLFYKIACDISISDTDITKNNGNPSVQTSSTPEEEKELFITESVPDEVAYNVGRSCNKGSKDSSLHLSSDVNENSLLVIDELQDSTQDNAAITTSASPAKEGGVNEEIPQKEYEDTSRQDRQLEVIETVHGASVQNTASDQALDENTKMREEQSGEKESHNRTVDHEIGDKPKKRRSLSEDNKETVHEECNNHSITPSSSVHEGGSVIRSASFRKARVTVLRTSL, translated from the exons ATGGAGCTCGAAGCAGTCAGCAGGCGGGCACAATTAGTCAG AATGGATGACCAGGATAGAGTAAGCCAAGCATCCAGCGTGGCCACCATTTCCTACTTTCCAGTCATAAag GAAAGCAACGGAAAGCTACAAACATTTGGGAAAAGATGTCAGGCTGCCAAGAGAGACCCCAACTGCCCTGTGGTCATCAGAGGATGGCtcaacaaaaaa GACAGCTCTGGATTGAAACTATGGAAGAGAAGATGGTTTGTCCTCTCCAACTTCTGTCTGTTTTACTACAAAG ACAGTAGAGAAGAATCTGTGCTGGGCAGCATCCCACTGCCGAGCTACAAAATCCTGTTCTGCACACCGCGGGAATGCAAGAACAGGAAGTTCACCTTCAAG GTGGTACACCAGGGAATGCGCTCTTATTTCTTCAGTGCTGACACTCAGGAGGACATGTTGGGTTGGGTCCGAGCCCTCAGTCAGTCTGCTGCAATGGAGCCAAACTGCTCCCTGAACAG GCGTTGCTCAAGTTATCAGGATTTCACACAAATGGGTGGCAGCAGTGAATCGGTGGACTTCCCTAAACCCCCCTCTGATGGGGAGGGTCCCTCCCAAAGACACAGGCACATCAACAGGACTCTGAGCGAACCGAGTCATCTCAGGATGGGGACATCGCACTCAGAGCAGAGGGGGAGGCGGAGTGTGCGTCAGAGAAACAGCAG AACACCCAGCCCTTCTGGGTTTAGCAGAAAAGCCTGTGGTCCACACCAAGAGGAAGACTCTCTTCCTGACCAAAACACAACACCACCCACTCAGATGCGTTCGGGTTCTTTAAACTCAAGAGGTCAGCTGGGGTCACGACCTCATACACCAGTGGGAAGGGTTGACATTCGACCTCACGATGACTCGGGCATGTTGCCACAAACCCTGTACTACGCACCTGCCTCGCCTAACCTGGAGTTCAAATCCACTCCTAACACTCCAGTCACGGAGAGGTGGCAAAACCTTAGCAAG CCTATACCTACCTATGGGTCTGTGCATCATATCTCAAGTGGGAGACGATCTTTAGGAAAG GTCCAGAAGCCGGACCCGAGGgaaatcccaccaatcaggccTCTTGAAAGTGATTCAGAC GTTGTGTTGACGAGGCTATGTGGGTGTGACAAGCTGCTCCAGTCTCTGTCTGTAGAACTGGCACAGCTACAGATGGATAAG GACAGCGTCCAGTGTGCATTAGAGGTGTCCAGACTGCAGCTGGAGGAGTGGAAAAGCCAGGGGCCCCGGGCCCAGGAAGAAGCACTGGCCCAGAAGGCTTTGCTCCAGGAAGAACTGGTCACAATCCGAGCCAGAATGTGTGATGTATCATTG GAAATGGAGAGGGTGTGGAGTCAATATGAGAGAATGGAAAGTGAATTGTCGGTTATCCGTTCACACCTTCAGCACATCTGCAACTTTGGAGTGCCACAG gACCAGTCTCAGGCCCAGAGAGAGCTGTGGATGATGGAGGACATCCTAGCCGGACTAAAGATCAACAGGGATCACTTCCGCTTCCTGCTGGGACTACAGAGGCATCACA TGTTCCAGCCAACATCTCCACATCCTGGATCCCCTGGCTCTCCCACAGAGAGGCTGCAGAGTGGACTTCCAATG GATGTGGAACAAGAGCCACCAATTCGCCCACCATTACCCCAGGAGCTAGAGGAAAGCTACCAGAGCAGGGATCAGGGCTGGACAGAGTCCCCATATGAG GGAATCTACAGCCACACTGTTGAGCCTGTACAGAGAAGAGGAAACAGCCAGCCTGACCTCCTTAATGTGAAAGCAGCAAAAGACTTGTTTG AATCTGGTTCAAAGTGGATCCCACAAGATGCATCGAACCAATCAAGCAAG aagatgaagatgagTGAAGAAGAGCAGATTGAGCGGATAAAGAGGAATCAGGAGAGGTTGACTAATAGGAAGAAACCCCCCATACCTACTCCATGTCAAAGTTCAGAGACAAGAGAGGAG GCCCCATTTCCTTTGAGGGTGACACGAGTTGTTACAGCTGTACTGCCGTCCTCTCTTATGGCCAGACGGGTTTCTGTTGAGGATCCCCCTCCTGAGCTTGACAACCCACTGCCCGAGCAGATCCCACCTGAGATGCAGCAAAGATTGGCGGAGCAGAGTAAAAAACTGTTGAACAAGACACCCAGGCACTTGTTGCTGGAGGGTTCAGATCAGAAGTGGCCCTCAGCAGAGATGCACCATGATCAGTCcatcaaaaagacaaacaagcagCAGCGGCATCAGGGAATATTGAGGTCCTCCAAGGAGTCATGGTCAGATGCGAGCAGAGCCGAGCCCACAGAGACCTCAAGGAATCAAGTTGGAGACCAAGCAAGTGTAGGAAATAAATGCGCGAGCTTGGATAACAGG ACGGATGAACAGCCCTCTGCCCTCCTGACCCCTGACATGGACCCTGATCACTGTCTGACCCCTGAGCAGCGAAAGGCCAAACTTTGTCGTGTAGAACGAATACGGGAGAGAGTCATAagaag cgCAGTCAGACAGAATGCCACAGCAGACGATCACCTGCCAATCAGGGGGAATGGGCAGGAAGTTCCTCAGGTACCCCCTGACACAGCTAGAAAACAAAGGATGAAATTAG ACCGTCAATCCTACGATGGCTACAGAAGCTGCGATCACATCAGAGGTTCTTCAGAACTTTATCTTTCTAGTGGAACATCtcatgatgaagatgaaagagacagacacatgaaAAATTCTAAAAGTCAAGTCAAATTTGGGAACAAACCCCAGCACAAAGTGCACAGTGGAAGAACAGGGGTTGCCAAAACTAATATCAAACGTCCAGCTTCACCCTATCACATCTCATCTATGACTTTCTACCAGAAGGATGGAGGCAAGGAATTTACAAGTTGCAAGGACTGGGAGGAGCAAAAGCTTGGAGAACCAGCTGCAGATGATGACGAAAGTGGTTTTCAATCCTCCGATCTGAGAACCAAGTGGTTCCTCTCTACCAACCAGTGGCAGGGGTTCATACCTTTGCAGATCCCTAGCATAGACTCACTGTGCATTGAAGAGATATCAGACATCGAGAACCAACCGGCAAGCTCTGACGATCTCAATGATTTCAATGAGATCTCTTCTGCAGTCAGTGAAAGcttagaaaaaatgaaaaagaatcaTTCCCTCTTCTATAAGATCGCTTGTGACATTAGTATTTCAGACACCGATATTACAAAGAATAATGGGAATCCAAGTGTCCAAACGTCATCCAcgccagaagaagaaaaagaactgTTTATCACTGAATCTGTGCCGGACGAAGTGGCCTATAATGTTGGGAGATCTTGTAACAAAGGGAGCAAGGATTCCAGCCTCCATTTGTCATCAGATGTCAATGAAAATAGTCTCTTAGTTATTGATGAACTCCAAGATTCAACCCAGGACAATGCAGCGATAACCACATCAGCTAGTCCAGCAAAAGAGGGTGGTGTGAATGAAGAAATCCCTCAAAAAGAATATGAAGACACCtcaagacaagacagacagtTGGAAGTTATAGAAACTGTCCATGGAGCTTCTGTTCAGAACACAGCTTCTGATCAGGCCCTGGATGAAAATACAAAGATGAGAGAAGAACAAAGTGGGGAGAAAGAATCACACAACCGGACGGTGGATCATGAGATAGGTGACAAGCCAAAGAAACGTCGTAGTTTAAGTGAGGACAACAAAGAGACCGTCCATGAAGAATGCAACAATCACTCCATCACTCCATCCAGCTCTGTGCATGAGGGCGGAAGTGTGATTCGGAGTGCCTCTTTCCGGAAAGCACGAGTTACAGTATTAAGGACAAGTTTGTAG
- the si:ch211-234p6.5 gene encoding pleckstrin homology domain-containing family A member 6 isoform X1 — translation MELEAVSRRAQLVRMDDQDRVSQASSVATISYFPVIKESNGKLQTFGKRCQAAKRDPNCPVVIRGWLNKKDSSGLKLWKRRWFVLSNFCLFYYKDSREESVLGSIPLPSYKILFCTPRECKNRKFTFKVVHQGMRSYFFSADTQEDMLGWVRALSQSAAMEPNCSLNRRCSSYQDFTQMGGSSESVDFPKPPSDGEGPSQRHRHINRTLSEPSHLRMGTSHSEQRGRRSVRQRNSRTPSPSGFSRKACGPHQEEDSLPDQNTTPPTQMRSGSLNSRGQLGSRPHTPVGRVDIRPHDDSGMLPQTLYYAPASPNLEFKSTPNTPVTERWQNLSKPIPTYGSVHHISSGRRSLGKSYSAGAHADLLPPLPPTSRSAHAPHPPHHHHHHHHHHHRSNLSVHVLPPPMVQKPDPREIPPIRPLESDSDVVLTRLCGCDKLLQSLSVELAQLQMDKDSVQCALEVSRLQLEEWKSQGPRAQEEALAQKALLQEELVTIRARMCDVSLEMERVWSQYERMESELSVIRSHLQHICNFGVPQDQSQAQRELWMMEDILAGLKINRDHFRFLLGLQRHHMFQPTSPHPGSPGSPTERLQSGLPMDVEQEPPIRPPLPQELEESYQSRDQGWTESPYEGIYSHTVEPVQRRGNSQPDLLNVKAAKDLFESGSKWIPQDASNQSSKKMKMSEEEQIERIKRNQERLTNRKKPPIPTPCQSSETREEAPFPLRVTRVVTAVLPSSLMARRVSVEDPPPELDNPLPEQIPPEMQQRLAEQSKKLLNKTPRHLLLEGSDQKWPSAEMHHDQSIKKTNKQQRHQGILRSSKESWSDASRAEPTETSRNQVGDQASVGNKCASLDNRTDEQPSALLTPDMDPDHCLTPEQRKAKLCRVERIRERVIRSAVRQNATADDHLPIRGNGQEVPQVPPDTARKQRMKLDRQSYDGYRSCDHIRGSSELYLSSGTSHDEDERDRHMKNSKSQVKFGNKPQHKVHSGRTGVAKTNIKRPASPYHISSMTFYQKDGGKEFTSCKDWEEQKLGEPAADDDESGFQSSDLRTKWFLSTNQWQGFIPLQIPSIDSLCIEEISDIENQPASSDDLNDFNEISSAVSESLEKMKKNHSLFYKIACDISISDTDITKNNGNPSVQTSSTPEEEKELFITESVPDEVAYNVGRSCNKGSKDSSLHLSSDVNENSLLVIDELQDSTQDNAAITTSASPAKEGGVNEEIPQKEYEDTSRQDRQLEVIETVHGASVQNTASDQALDENTKMREEQSGEKESHNRTVDHEIGDKPKKRRSLSEDNKETVHEECNNHSITPSSSVHEGGSVIRSASFRKARVTVLRTSL, via the exons ATGGAGCTCGAAGCAGTCAGCAGGCGGGCACAATTAGTCAG AATGGATGACCAGGATAGAGTAAGCCAAGCATCCAGCGTGGCCACCATTTCCTACTTTCCAGTCATAAag GAAAGCAACGGAAAGCTACAAACATTTGGGAAAAGATGTCAGGCTGCCAAGAGAGACCCCAACTGCCCTGTGGTCATCAGAGGATGGCtcaacaaaaaa GACAGCTCTGGATTGAAACTATGGAAGAGAAGATGGTTTGTCCTCTCCAACTTCTGTCTGTTTTACTACAAAG ACAGTAGAGAAGAATCTGTGCTGGGCAGCATCCCACTGCCGAGCTACAAAATCCTGTTCTGCACACCGCGGGAATGCAAGAACAGGAAGTTCACCTTCAAG GTGGTACACCAGGGAATGCGCTCTTATTTCTTCAGTGCTGACACTCAGGAGGACATGTTGGGTTGGGTCCGAGCCCTCAGTCAGTCTGCTGCAATGGAGCCAAACTGCTCCCTGAACAG GCGTTGCTCAAGTTATCAGGATTTCACACAAATGGGTGGCAGCAGTGAATCGGTGGACTTCCCTAAACCCCCCTCTGATGGGGAGGGTCCCTCCCAAAGACACAGGCACATCAACAGGACTCTGAGCGAACCGAGTCATCTCAGGATGGGGACATCGCACTCAGAGCAGAGGGGGAGGCGGAGTGTGCGTCAGAGAAACAGCAG AACACCCAGCCCTTCTGGGTTTAGCAGAAAAGCCTGTGGTCCACACCAAGAGGAAGACTCTCTTCCTGACCAAAACACAACACCACCCACTCAGATGCGTTCGGGTTCTTTAAACTCAAGAGGTCAGCTGGGGTCACGACCTCATACACCAGTGGGAAGGGTTGACATTCGACCTCACGATGACTCGGGCATGTTGCCACAAACCCTGTACTACGCACCTGCCTCGCCTAACCTGGAGTTCAAATCCACTCCTAACACTCCAGTCACGGAGAGGTGGCAAAACCTTAGCAAG CCTATACCTACCTATGGGTCTGTGCATCATATCTCAAGTGGGAGACGATCTTTAGGAAAG AGCTACTCCGCAGGGGCGCATGCAGACTTACTGCCCCCTTTACCCCCCACATCGAGATCTGCACACGctccccaccccccacaccaccaccaccaccaccatcatcaccatcaccgcAGCAATTTATCTGTCCATGTGCTACCGCCACCTATG GTCCAGAAGCCGGACCCGAGGgaaatcccaccaatcaggccTCTTGAAAGTGATTCAGAC GTTGTGTTGACGAGGCTATGTGGGTGTGACAAGCTGCTCCAGTCTCTGTCTGTAGAACTGGCACAGCTACAGATGGATAAG GACAGCGTCCAGTGTGCATTAGAGGTGTCCAGACTGCAGCTGGAGGAGTGGAAAAGCCAGGGGCCCCGGGCCCAGGAAGAAGCACTGGCCCAGAAGGCTTTGCTCCAGGAAGAACTGGTCACAATCCGAGCCAGAATGTGTGATGTATCATTG GAAATGGAGAGGGTGTGGAGTCAATATGAGAGAATGGAAAGTGAATTGTCGGTTATCCGTTCACACCTTCAGCACATCTGCAACTTTGGAGTGCCACAG gACCAGTCTCAGGCCCAGAGAGAGCTGTGGATGATGGAGGACATCCTAGCCGGACTAAAGATCAACAGGGATCACTTCCGCTTCCTGCTGGGACTACAGAGGCATCACA TGTTCCAGCCAACATCTCCACATCCTGGATCCCCTGGCTCTCCCACAGAGAGGCTGCAGAGTGGACTTCCAATG GATGTGGAACAAGAGCCACCAATTCGCCCACCATTACCCCAGGAGCTAGAGGAAAGCTACCAGAGCAGGGATCAGGGCTGGACAGAGTCCCCATATGAG GGAATCTACAGCCACACTGTTGAGCCTGTACAGAGAAGAGGAAACAGCCAGCCTGACCTCCTTAATGTGAAAGCAGCAAAAGACTTGTTTG AATCTGGTTCAAAGTGGATCCCACAAGATGCATCGAACCAATCAAGCAAG aagatgaagatgagTGAAGAAGAGCAGATTGAGCGGATAAAGAGGAATCAGGAGAGGTTGACTAATAGGAAGAAACCCCCCATACCTACTCCATGTCAAAGTTCAGAGACAAGAGAGGAG GCCCCATTTCCTTTGAGGGTGACACGAGTTGTTACAGCTGTACTGCCGTCCTCTCTTATGGCCAGACGGGTTTCTGTTGAGGATCCCCCTCCTGAGCTTGACAACCCACTGCCCGAGCAGATCCCACCTGAGATGCAGCAAAGATTGGCGGAGCAGAGTAAAAAACTGTTGAACAAGACACCCAGGCACTTGTTGCTGGAGGGTTCAGATCAGAAGTGGCCCTCAGCAGAGATGCACCATGATCAGTCcatcaaaaagacaaacaagcagCAGCGGCATCAGGGAATATTGAGGTCCTCCAAGGAGTCATGGTCAGATGCGAGCAGAGCCGAGCCCACAGAGACCTCAAGGAATCAAGTTGGAGACCAAGCAAGTGTAGGAAATAAATGCGCGAGCTTGGATAACAGG ACGGATGAACAGCCCTCTGCCCTCCTGACCCCTGACATGGACCCTGATCACTGTCTGACCCCTGAGCAGCGAAAGGCCAAACTTTGTCGTGTAGAACGAATACGGGAGAGAGTCATAagaag cgCAGTCAGACAGAATGCCACAGCAGACGATCACCTGCCAATCAGGGGGAATGGGCAGGAAGTTCCTCAGGTACCCCCTGACACAGCTAGAAAACAAAGGATGAAATTAG ACCGTCAATCCTACGATGGCTACAGAAGCTGCGATCACATCAGAGGTTCTTCAGAACTTTATCTTTCTAGTGGAACATCtcatgatgaagatgaaagagacagacacatgaaAAATTCTAAAAGTCAAGTCAAATTTGGGAACAAACCCCAGCACAAAGTGCACAGTGGAAGAACAGGGGTTGCCAAAACTAATATCAAACGTCCAGCTTCACCCTATCACATCTCATCTATGACTTTCTACCAGAAGGATGGAGGCAAGGAATTTACAAGTTGCAAGGACTGGGAGGAGCAAAAGCTTGGAGAACCAGCTGCAGATGATGACGAAAGTGGTTTTCAATCCTCCGATCTGAGAACCAAGTGGTTCCTCTCTACCAACCAGTGGCAGGGGTTCATACCTTTGCAGATCCCTAGCATAGACTCACTGTGCATTGAAGAGATATCAGACATCGAGAACCAACCGGCAAGCTCTGACGATCTCAATGATTTCAATGAGATCTCTTCTGCAGTCAGTGAAAGcttagaaaaaatgaaaaagaatcaTTCCCTCTTCTATAAGATCGCTTGTGACATTAGTATTTCAGACACCGATATTACAAAGAATAATGGGAATCCAAGTGTCCAAACGTCATCCAcgccagaagaagaaaaagaactgTTTATCACTGAATCTGTGCCGGACGAAGTGGCCTATAATGTTGGGAGATCTTGTAACAAAGGGAGCAAGGATTCCAGCCTCCATTTGTCATCAGATGTCAATGAAAATAGTCTCTTAGTTATTGATGAACTCCAAGATTCAACCCAGGACAATGCAGCGATAACCACATCAGCTAGTCCAGCAAAAGAGGGTGGTGTGAATGAAGAAATCCCTCAAAAAGAATATGAAGACACCtcaagacaagacagacagtTGGAAGTTATAGAAACTGTCCATGGAGCTTCTGTTCAGAACACAGCTTCTGATCAGGCCCTGGATGAAAATACAAAGATGAGAGAAGAACAAAGTGGGGAGAAAGAATCACACAACCGGACGGTGGATCATGAGATAGGTGACAAGCCAAAGAAACGTCGTAGTTTAAGTGAGGACAACAAAGAGACCGTCCATGAAGAATGCAACAATCACTCCATCACTCCATCCAGCTCTGTGCATGAGGGCGGAAGTGTGATTCGGAGTGCCTCTTTCCGGAAAGCACGAGTTACAGTATTAAGGACAAGTTTGTAG